One Novosphingobium sp. 9U genomic window, ATCAACAGACTGTCGCCGAGCGCAAGGCGATGATGACCCGGACACTTGCCGCTTGCCGACCGCTGCGCGTCGCTACGGCCCGCGCCATGGATGCCACCCTCGCGCACAAGCCCGATTGGACCGATGCAGTGATCCGCCGTGCCAGGATCGAGCGCATTCTTGATGCCATGGAACAGCGCGTCGGGTTCACGGCGCACGATCCGGAAGGTTTTCAGGCCATGGTCGAGTCGTTGCGCCAGTGCATGAGCACTGGACGCAAGGACTGTGAACCCGCGCCTCCCACCCGATCCCAGTTGAATTGAGACCCATGCTCCACATCGAAAACCTTCAGGCGACCGTCGCCGACAAGCCGATCCTCAAGGGGCTCTCGCTGCAGATCAACGCGGGCGAGATCCATGCGATCATGGGACCGAACGGCGCGGGCAAGTCGACCACCGGCTATGTGCTGGGCGGTCGTCCGGGGTACGAGGTGACCGGCGGTTCGGTCGAGTTCCTGGGCCAGGACCTGCTCGAGCTGGAACCGCACGAGCGTGCGGCGGCGGGGCTGTTCCTGGGATTCCAGTACCCGGTTGAGATTCCCGGCGTATCGTTCGTCCAGTTCCTGCGCGAATCGGCCAACGCCCAGCGCATGAGCCGTGGCGAGGAGCCCTTGTCGGGCGGCGAGTTCCTGAAGCTTGCACGCGAGAAGGCAGGGCTGCTGCGCATGGACATGGACATGCTGAAGCGGCCGGTGAACGTCGGCTTCTCGGGCGGCGAGAAGAAGCGCGCCGAGATGGTGCAGATGGGCATCCTCGACCCCAAGCTGGCGATCCTCGACGAGACCGACTCGGGCCTCGACATCGATGCGCTGCGCATCTGCGGCGAGGGCATCAACGCGATCATGCGCAAGCCCGACAAGGCGGTGCTGCTGATCACCCACTACCAGCGCCTGCTCGATTACGTGAAGCCGGACTTCGTGCACGTGCTCGCGGGTGGCCGCATCGTGCGCTCGGGCGGTCCGGAGCTGGCGCTGCAGCTGGAAAGCGAAGGCTACGAGGCGGTGGCGGCGTGACCACGCTCGAACTTCCGACCCGGAGGCACGAGGCTTACCGCTATTCCGACATCGACGCGCTGGTTGGCGTTTGGCCGGTCGCGCGCGAGGAGATCGTGGTCGCGGCGGGTGAGAGCGGTTCGCTCGATGTCGTCGAGACCGGCAGCGGCACGGTCGCGCGGCACTTGGTCGTGACGCTCGAGGCTGGCGCGCAGTTCGACTTGCGCGTGCTGCTGTCCGGGCCGAGCTTCGGCCGCATCGCCGTCGACGTGCGGCTGGGTGAGAAGGCGGACTTCACGCTGGGCGCCGCACAGCTGGCGACGGGCACCGAGACGGTGGAGATCGTCACCGAAGTCACCCATGCGGAGCCCGACGCCACTTCGGCGCAGATCGTGCGCACGGTGCTGGCAGGCCAGGCGACGGGCACGTACCTGGGCCGTATCGCGGTGGAGCGCGGCGCCGACGGCACCGATGCCGAGCAGTCGGTCCGCGCCATGCTGCTTGACCGCAGTGCAACGGCGAATGCCCGTCCCGAGCTGGAAATCTACGCCGACGACGTCAAGGCGGCGCACGGCTGCGCGGTCGGAGAGCTCGATGCGAACGGCTTGTTCTACCTCATGTCGCGCGGCCTGCCCCCGTCGCAAGCCAAGCAGCTGATGCTGCAGGCGTTCATCGCCGAGGCCTTTGCCGGCGCGGCAAACGAGCCGACACTCAGCGAAGCTGCGCTCGCCCGGCTGGAGACGATCCTGTGAGCGACACGCAGGACCGCATCGTCGGCGACGCCATGCTGGACGAGGCCCTCCGCCCAGCCCAGCCCGGTCAGGACTTGCGCGTGCAATTCCCCGGCATGTGGAACCTCGACGGCTCGCCTTGGCGCTATCTGGACACGGCCGCGACGGCGCAGAAGCCGCAGGCGGTGATCGACGCCACCGTGCAGGCGATGGGTGTGAACTACGCCACCGTCCACCGCGGCGTCTACGCCCGTTCCGCCGAGATGACGCTCGGCTTCGAGGCGGCGCGGCGGCGGGTCGCGGCCTTCATCGGCGGAAGCGAGGATGAGGTGGTGTTCACCCGCGGCGCGACCGAGGCGATCAACCTCGTCGCCAGCACCTGGGGCGAGGCGAACCTGCGTGCGGGCGACCGCATCCTGATCTCGATGCTCGAGCACCACTCCAACATCGTGCCCTGGCAGCTCCTGCGCGAGCGGACCGGCGTGGCAATCGACGTATGCCCGCTGACGCAGGACGGGCGCATCGACCTCGATGCCGCGGCCGCCATGCTGACGCCTGCGCACAAGCTCGTCGCCCTGGCCCATGTCTCCAACGTGCTGGGCTCGGTGCTCGACGTGCGCCGCGCGGCCGACCTGGCGCACGGCGTGGGGGCCAAGCTGCTGATCGACGGATGCCAGGCGGCGCCCCGCATCAAGCTCGACATGGCCGCGCTCGATTGCGACTTCTACGTCTTCTCCGCGCACAAGCTCTATGGCCCCACCGGGATCGGCGCGCTGTGGGCGCGGGCCGAGATCCTCGACGCCATGCCGCCGTGGCACGGCGGCGGCGCGATGATCGACACCGTCACCTTCGAGAAGACCACCTTCGCCTCTGCACCGCAGCGGTTCGAGGCGGGCACGCCGATGATCATCGAGGCGATCGGGCTGGCGGCTGCGATCGAGTGGCTCGAAGCAATCGGTCTCGACGTCGCCTACGAGCACGAGCGCAGCCTTGCGGCCAAGCTGCGCGACGCCTTGGGCGAGCGCAACGATGTGACGCTGTTCGGGCCAGCCGACGCAATCGGCATCACCAGTTTCGCGCTGGACGGGGTGCATCCGCACGACCTCGGCACTATCTTGGACGAGGAAGGCGTGGCGATCCGCGCCGGGCATCATTGCGCTCAACCCTTGATGGAGCACCTGGGGGTGCCGGCGACGGCACGGGCCAGCTTCGGGCTCTACAACGACGAGACGGACATCGAGGCGCTCCTGAAAGGGTTCGAGCGCACGCGGAGGATTTTCGCCCAATGACTGAAGATACTCGTGACGACACCCGCAAATTCGCGGTCGAGGAAGTCGCGGCAGGGAGCCCGCCACCGCGCGCCCGTGTCGAGGACGCGCCGATGGACGAAGCCGGTGTCGAGGCGCCGCATGGCGACGAGACGCCGAGCCAGAAGCTCGCCCGCAAGCGCGACTACCTGGAAGGGTTCCTGGCCCAGCAGCCCGAGGGTGAAGATCCTGCGGCTCCCGGCGGCGCGATCTACGAGGGCGTGATCGCCGCACTCAAGGAGATCTACGACCCCGAGATTCCGGTGAACATCTACGAGCTGGGGCTGATCTACGGCGTCGATGTCTCGCCCGAGGGCGGCGTTGCCGTCACCATGACCCTGACGACGCCGCATTGCCCCGTCGCGGAATCGATGCCGGGCGAGATCGAGCTGCGCGTCGCCGCAGTGCCCGGCGTACGCGACTGCGAGGTCAATCTCGTCTGGGATCCGCCGTGGGACATGGCCAAGATGAGCGATGAGGCCAAGCTCGAGCTGGGGATGCTGTGAAGCAGGCCGCGACCCTCGACCTGGCGCTGACGATCGATCCGGTCGGCTTCCGCAACCCGGATGATGCTGCGGCGCTGGTGCACGTGCTCGATGGCTATGCGCGCGATCCGATGGGTGGCGGCGAGCCACTGGCGGATGATGTGCGCGAGCGCTTGCCAGCCGGGCTCGCCGGCACTCCTGGGGCCTTCGCCTTCCTCGCACGGCTTGGCGGCAGGCCGGTCGGCGTGGCGGTATGCTTCACCGGATTTTCCACCTTCGCGGCCGCGCCGCTGGTCAACATCCATGACGTCTGCGTGCTCGCCCCGCACCGCGGTCACGGCATCGCCAGTGCCTTGTTCCAGCGGATCGAGAGCGAGGCGCGTGCGCGCAACGCCTGCAAGATCACGCTTGAAGTGCTGAGCGGCAACCACAACGCTAAGCGGCTCTACAAGTCGCTGGGCTATGGCGACTACACGCTCGATCCCGAGGCCGGACACGCGCTGTTCTGGCAGAAGAGGCTGACATGACCACCGAAATGACTGGCACCAAAGTCCGCGCCCGCCCCGCCGCCGTCGTGCTGACGCCGGGCGCCGAAGCCCGCATTGCCGAACTGATGAGCAAGGCTCCTGACGATGCGATCGGCGTCAAGCTCTCCACCCCGCGGCGCGGTTGCTCGGGCCTGGCGTACTCGGTCGATTACGTGGGCGAGGCGAATGCCTTCGACGAGCGCATCGAGACGCCGGGCGGCCTGTTCTTCATCGATGGTGGCTCGGTGCTCTACCTGGTTGGCAGCACCATGGACTGGGTGGAGGACGATTTCTCGGCCGGGTTCGTCTTCAACAACCCCAACGCCAAGGGCTCGTGCGGTTGCGGTGAGAGCTTCACGGTCTGAAGCGAGGGGCCGCCAACGCCCGAACCTACCGCCCCTTCAGCGCCGCTACGCACGCAGCCCGGTCGACATCCTGCCCATCCGATGATCGCCGCGCATCGACGTAGGAGGCCAGCGGCTCCTTCGATTGGGCCGTGGGATAGAGGAACACGTCGAGCACGCAGGCCTTGCCGGTGAACTGCAGCTTGCGCGCGTCGCCTTCCCACACGTTCAGCCGCGCGGCGCCGAACTGGCGCACCAGCTGGCTTTCGCTCGCGCCGATCACGCCCTGAAGACCTGGGATCGTCTGGAAGGTGGGATCGCGGGGCGTTGCACGCACGGGCTCGCGAATGGTGGCGCCTTTGCCGGGGCGCGGAGTGCTGGCCGGTCCGGTTGAGGCACAGGCCGCCAGGAACGGCACCAGCAAGGCCAAGCCGGCGAGAGCGCGAACCCGGGCCAGGCCGGCTGCTGATGGGCTGGAATGTAATCGCGCTATGGACATGGTCGCTGCCCGCATCGCGCGCGCCTTGCCTGGTGTCAACGCCGCGCACGGTTGCCGCGGGTCGACCCGCAGGCTACTCGCGGCATGAGGCCGATTGGCGGCACCTGTGAATATGCCAGAGGAATGTCAGCAAGCATGAGCGATACCCAGCCCGAACTGCGATACGACGTAATCGCGATCGGCAACGCCCTGGTCGACGTGCTGGCGCACAGCTCGGACAAGGTGATCGAGGACCTTGGCCTGACCCGCGGCGGCATGACGCTGATCGATACCGCGCGCGCCGAGGAACTCTACGCGCACATGGGCCCGACGGCGCAGATCTCCGGCGGCTCGGCGGCGAACACCTTGGCCGGCATGGCTGCGCTCGGCGCGCGTTGCGCCTTCATCGGCCAGGTTGCCGACGATCAGCTGGGCGAGGTCTTCGCGCATGATATCCGCGCGGCGGATATCGCCTTCGGCACGCCTGCGCGCGCGGGCGATCCGCCGACGGGGCGCTGCCTGATCTTCGTGACCTCGGACGCGCAGCGCACGATGAACACATTCCTCGGCGCCTCGCAGTTCCTGCCGGCCGAGGCGCTGGACCTCGATGCGATCGCGGCATCGGCAGTGCTCTATCTCGAAGGATACTTGTGGGATCCTGCCGAACCGCGCGCTGCCATGCGCAAGGCGATCGACACCGCCAAGGCGGCAGGACGCAAGGTCGCCTTCACCATGTCCGACGCCTTCGTCATCGATCGACATGGCGGTGACTTCCGCGAACTGATCGCGCAAGGGCAGATCGATATCCTGTTTGCCAATGCAACGGAGCTTGCGGCGCTGACGGGCCTTGAAGACTTCGACGCCGGCCTCGCATCCCTGGTCGACCATGTCCCCGTCATCGTCGTGACGCGCGGCGAGCACGGTGCCGTGGCCATCAGCGGCGGTGAGCGGGTGGAAGTGCCTGCCGAGCCGATCGCGCGCGTGGTCGACACCACCGGCGCCGGCGACTTGTTCGCAGCCGGGTTCCTGTTCGGCCATGTCCGCGAGCGTCCGGCCGCCGAGTGCCTGCGGCTCGGCGCGATCTGCGCAAGCGAGGTCATTTCGCACTTCGGCGCCAGGCCGGAAGTCAACCTGGCCGAACTCGTCGCCGAGCGAGTGGGCTGAGGCGATGCGCAGCCGCCGGGGAGGAACGCGATGACCTGCCCGGCGCTGATCGATTTCGAAGCGAGCTGCCTGCCAGAATACGGCCACTCCTACCCGATCGAAGTGGCGATCGCGAAAGTGGACGGATCCAGCCGCACCTGGCTCATCCACCCTGCGGAAGCCTGGCGGTTCTGGGACTGGTCGCCCGAGGCCGAAGCGTTGCACGGGATCAGCCGCGAGCTGATCCAGCGTGAGGGCCTCCCGTGCGACCAGGTCCTGGACGAGATGACGGCGTTCGCAGGCGATTGCCCGGTCTACGCCGATGCCGACCTCGACGCCTACTGGCTGGAGATCCTGGCGCACGCCGCCGGAGCGAAGCCGCCGTTCGCCGTGCACTTCCTGGGCGAGTACTTCGTGGAGCGCGGCTACACCCGCCCGCAAGTGGTCGAAGCGCTCGCCGCAGCGCGCCAGCGGCTGCCGACGGAGCACATCGCCCGCGACGATGCGAGCCGGTTGGCGCTCACCGTCAAGCTCCTGATGGATGGCGAGACGGCCTGACGGACATGCGCTTTATCCTCTCTCCTTCAGGGGAGAGGATAATCCAGAAGACATGTGCGCCGACCTAACCGGCTGCAGCGCCCCAAGTCTCGCCATCATCCGGGACCGCACCACCCTGCATCTCGCCCAGGCACTGCGAGCGAGCCGCATCGCGATCCGACACCAGGCGGTTGCTGATCGACAAAGGCAATGCGCAGCCATGCTCGGGTTCGACCGGGTACTTGCGCGCGCAGCCCTCGCGCGTGCTGAACAGGTCGTCGGCACAATCCTCATAGGCCGCCTCCTGCCGGTCGTGCTGCGCCCGGCACGCTGCCGTCCAGCGCGCGCTGTAAGTCGTCTGCGCGGCACCGACACAGGCTTGGTAGCGCTCGCGAGCGGCCTCGCGCTGTTGCTGCTCGGCCCGGCGCGCACGTTCGATGTCGGCGGAGCGGTCGATCGCCGCTGCCTGGCGCTGCGTTCCGCTTTCGACTGTTTCATGGATCGCCTGCGCCGGCAGGAACACGCCGAAGTAGTAGCCGACGCCTCCGCCTGCCAGCAATGCGCCGGCCGCAAGGCTGAGCTTCAGGACGGTGTCGACCGACGCCGCCATGGCGCTCAGGCCTGCTCGCGCGCGACTTCGCGCCAGCCGATGTCGCGGCGGCAGAAGCCGGTCGGGAACGAGATGGCGTCGACCGCAGCGTAAGCCTTCTCCTGCGCATCCCCGACACTCGAGCCTGTGGCAGTGACGTTGAGCACACGCCCGCCGGTCGCGGTCAGCACGCCGTCGATGCCAAGGGCCGTGCCCGCGTGGAAGACCTTGGCGCCACCCGCCTGGGCTGCCGGGATGCCGTCGATGCGGCCGCCCTTCTCGGGCGTGCCCGGATAGCCGTTCGCGGCCATGACCACGGTCAGCGCGGCCTGCGAGGAGAAGCGCGGCGGCTCGATCGCTCCCAGCCGGTTCTGCGCACAGGCGAGCAGCAGTTCGACCAGGTCGCTCTCCAGCCGCATCATCAGCACCTGGCATTCGGGATCGCCGAAGCGGCAGTTGTACTCGATCAGCTTGGGCCCTTCGCGCGTCAGCATCAGCCCGGCGTAGAGCACGCCGGAGTAGGGCGAGCCTTCATTCGCCATCGCGCGCACCGTCGGTGTCAGGATGCGGGCCATAGCCTCGCCCTCCAGCGCAGCGGTGAGCACCGGCGCCGGGCTGTAGGCGCCCATGCCGCCGGTGTTGGGGCCGGTGTCTCCCTCGCCAACCCGCTTGTGATCCTGTGCCGAGCCGAACGGCACGATGGTGCTGCCGTCGGTCAGCGCGAAGAAGCTTGCCTCCTCGCCGGTCAGGAACTCCTCAATCACCGCCTCGGCGCCCGCTTCGCCGAAGCGGCCCGAGAAGATCTCGCGCACGGCCTCCTGCGCTTCTTCCATCGACATGGCCACGGTGACGCCCTTGCCCGCGGCGAGGCCATCGGCCTTGATGACGACGGGAGCGCCGAAACCATCGAGCGCTGACAATCCATCTGCCTCGTTCGACACGCGCACATAGGCGGCCGTTGGAATGCCGGCGCGCTCGCACAAGTCCTTGGTGAAGCCCTTGGAGCCTTCCAGCCTCGCTGCGCCGCGGCTGGGACCGAAGACGGACAGACCAGCGCCGCGCAGCGAATCAGCCAAGCCATCGACCAAAGGCGCTTCCGGCCCGATCACCACCAACCCGATCGCCTGCGCCTCGCAGAACGCGATGACGGCGGGGTGATCCGTAGCGTCGAGCGCGACGCAGGTCGCATGCTCGCCAATGCCGGGATTGCCGGGCGCGGCGTAGAGCGTGCCGCAAAGCGGGGATTGCGCCAGCTTCCAGGCGAGCGCATGCTCACGGCCCCCCGATCCCAGCAACAGGATGTTCATGGCTCTGCCTTTCGATGACGACGATTATGGAGACGAACGGAAAGCGCCGCTCGTAGCCAAGGCGATGCCCGGCGACAACGCCGAGCCGCTGTCGATCAGCGAACTTTCCGCACGGCTCAAGCGAACGGTGGAGGATCGCTTCGGCTTCGTGCGCCTGCGCGGCGAATTGTCGGGCGTGAAGCGCGCCGCTTCGGGCCACCTCTACTGCTGCCTCAAGGACGACAAGGCGGTGATCGATGGCGTGATGTGGAAGGGCGGCGCGCAGCGGCTCGCGTTCCGCCCGGAGGACGGCGTCGAGGTGATCGCCACCGGCAAGCTGACCACCTATCCCGGACGCTCCAAGTACCAGATCGTCGTCGAGAGCATGGAGATCGCCGGCGAAGGCGCGTTGCTGGCGCTGCTGGAAAAGCTGCGGACGCGGCTGGCAGCCGAGGGTCTATTCTCCGAAGCCAACAAGAAGCCGCTGCCGTTCCTGCCCGCAACCATCGGCGTGGTGACCTCGCCTACGGGCGCGGTGATCCGCGATATCCTGCACCGACTGGCCGATCGCTTCCCCAGCCGCGTGCTGGTCTGGCCGGTGCTGGTGCAAGGCGACGGCGCCGCGAGCCAGGTGGCCGCCGCCGTGCGCGGTTTCTCCGCCATGCCTGCGGATGGAGCGGTGCCGCGGCCTGACCTGGTCATCGTCGCCCGCGGTGGCGGTTCGATCGAGGACTTGTGGTCGTTCAACGAAGAAATCGTCGTGCGCGCGGTGGCCGAGTGCACGATCCCGACCATTTCCGCCGTCGGGCACGAAACCGACACCACCTTGTGCGACTATGCCGCCGACCGGCGCGCTCCCACGCCGACCGCTGCAGCCGAGATGGCCGTGCCGGTGCGCGCAGAACTGGGCTCGCAACTGGCCGAACTGGCACTGCGCAAGCGCCGCTGCGCACTTCGTCCGGTCGCGCTCGGCCGGGAGCGGTTAGAGGCACGCGCGCGCCACTTGCCCCGGCCCGAGGCACTGCTGGCAGTCAAGGCACAGCGCCTCGACGAGGCGAGCGAGCGCCTGCGTCGCGCCTTGCGTGAGCGTGCTGCCGGCGCCGGTGCCCGCCTCGATGCGCAAGGCGCGCGGCTATCGCTTCCGCTGCTGCGCCATCGGGTCGAGCGTGCGGAGGAACGCTTGGCTCGTGCCGGCCTGACGCCGGCCCTGCTGCAGCGGCAATTCGATATCGCTTGCAAGCACTTCGCGCCCGTCGCGCGAGTCTTACCTCAACTAAACCCAGACAAGCCGCTGGCCCGCGGTTTCGCGCGCGTGATCGACGCTTCTGGTCACACCCTAACCGATAAGACTCAGGCTGAGCGCGAGCCGACACTGACGTTGAGGTTCCGCGATGGCGACCTCACCGTGGTACCCAATGCCACACCCCGCCGCGCGGCCCGCCCGAAAGAGCCGGGCGTCCAGCAGGGCGATTTGTTCTGACCGAGACCATCTGCTAGATCGATGCCCATGTTGATGTCTTCTGCCGACCGTCCTGCCACCTTGCGCTATGGCCCCAACGGCTTTCGCGTGCTGAGCCCGGGCAACCACGTCCTGTGCGCCGTCTCGGGCGAGAAGATCCCGCTCGAAGTGCTCCGCTACTGGAGCGCGGAGCGGCAGGAGCCTTACGCGACGGCCGAGATCGCGACCCGGCGGCTGCTCGGAGCGGCGTGAGGAGCAGTCGCGTGGCCGAGAGAGTGCCTGCCGTTTCGGCCCCTGCGTGGGTTAGCGCGATCTGTGTGGCAGCCAGCATCGCGCTGCTCGCCGGCTGCGCGCCATCGCCTGTGCCGCAAATGCCCCAGGGTGCGGTTGCTGGCGATGCTCCGCCGCCGGTCACCTTCGTGCCCGCGCGTCCGTCGACCTTCGCCTTTGCCGGAGAGCTAACGCAGGGCGGCTGGATCAAGGGCACCGTGCCCGCAGGTACGCGCACTCTAGCGCTGGCCGGTCAGCCGATCGCCTTTGCGCCCGACGGCAGCTTCTTCGCCGCCTTCGATCGCGACGCGCCGGCGACATCCGCTCTGGTCGCGACGCTGCGCTCCGGTGAGCAGGTCGTGCGCCAGCTCTCCATTGCGCCGCGCGCATGGCAGATCGAGCGCGTCAACATCGCGCGCCGTGAGAATGGGCCGACCGAGGCGTTCCTTGCGCTGCGCCGCCCCGAACTCGCGCGGATCGAGGCGGCTCGCACCCGCGTGACCGATGCTGCAGGCTGGCGGCAGGACTTCGTCTATCCGGTAAAGGCACGCATCTCCGGCCGCTTCGGCTCACAGCGCGTCTATCGGGGCGAGCCGGGTGCCTACCACTCGGGCCTCGACCTTGCAGGCGGCGCGGGCACGACCTTCGTGGCGCCCGCCGACGGTGTGGTCGTGCTGGCCGCACAGTCGCCCTTCACGCTGGAGGGCAACTTGCTGATGATCGACCACGGCATGGGCCTCAACAGCGCGTTCCTGCATTGCTCGCAGATCCTGGTGCGCGAGGGCGAGCATGTGCGCCAGGGTCAGCCGATCGGGCGGATCGGCGCGACCGGACGCGCCACGGGCCCGCATCTGCACTGGTCGGTGAAGTGGAACGACGCCCGCATCGACCCGATCCTGCTCACCGGTCCGATGAAGTAAGGGGAGCGCGCCCTCTCCGGGTTGCGCAGCGCAGCCACAAGCCTATCAGGCCATTGTGCGGCGCAACATCGCTCTTGTCCTGCTGATCGTCGGCGTCGCGCTGACCACCTGGCTGCGTTCCGAGCGCTGGCTAGTGGTGCCCAACGACACCCTGCATTTCACCGCCCTCAAGCTGCCGCCCCGGGCGGTCCTGAAAGCGCATCTGGGCGCCTTCGAACTCGAGGGCGCCTGGCACATGACCTTGGGCAACTACAAATTCGGCGGCTACTCGGCGTTGCTGGCGCTGCCCGATGGACGGCTGCTGGCGATATCGGACTTCGGCCGCTTTCTGGCTTTCACCCCGCCAGGGGGCCGCCAGCGTCCGGCCCGCCACGGAAACCTTATCAGCGATCCGCGCAACGACAAGCGCAAGGTCGACAGCGAATCGGCCACGCGCGATCCTCGCAACGGCCAGATCTGGCTGGGTTTGGAATTCCTGAACGGCTTCGTGCGCCTGGGGCCGAACTGGGCCGAGAACGGACGCGCGCAGCCTGCGAGCATGGCCTCTTGGGGCGAAAACTCTGGGCCAGAGGCCATGATCCGCCTGGCTGACGGGCGCTTCGTGGCGATGTCCGAAGGCGCGCGCGAGTGGCTCTGGCCCCGCCATCACGACGGCGTGGTCTTCCCCGGCGACCCCGTCGTGCTTCCGGATGCGGGCAAGCACTTCACCTTCGATGGCCCCTCCGCCTTCGATCCCGTCGACATGGCGCAGATGCCCGACGGCCGCGTGCTGGTGCTGATGCGGACGCTGATCTGGCCCTTGCCGGAGCGATTCGCCGGCCGCATCGCGATCGGCGATCCCTCCCGGATCCGCGCAGGGGCCACCTGGCACGTCACCGAAGTCGCGCGGCTTGCCTCGACGCTGCCGGTCGACAACTTCGAGGGCATGGCCGTGGTGCCGCGTGCGGACGGCAAGGTGATCGTGTGGCTGATCTCAGACGACAACCAGACCCGCATCCAGCGCACGCTGTTGTGGAAGCTGGTCGTCGATCCTGCCAAGCTGCCTCGGTAGAGGCGCCCCTCTTCCCGGACGGGGAGAGCGCAGGAACGGGAGAAGCTCGGGCCAGCTATTGCAGCCCGCTAGTCGCCCTAGGGCTTCCCACACGCAAAAAGGCGCGCGGATCGCTCCGCACGCCCCATGTTCGAATCGAAGCGCCCCGCGTTAGCGGAGCGGCTCGATCAGGCTGCCTGCTTCTTCTTCAGCTCGCGCTTCACCTTCAGGGCGCGCGTGCTGAGCTTCTCGTCCGAAGCCTTGAGCAGCCAGCTATCCAGGCCGCCGTTGTGCTCGACCGAGCGCAGGCCGTGGGTCGAGACGCGGAACTTGAAGCTGCGGTCCAGACCGTCCGACAGCAGCGTCACGTTCTGCAGGTTGGGCAGGTAGACGCGCTTGGTCTTGTTGTTGGCGTGGCTGACGTTGTGGCCGACTTGGCGGCTCTTGCCGGTCAGTTCGCAAATACGGGACATGGGTCTTCTCGCTAGATGGATGCTGTGCCGTTTAAACGGGAAGGCGCGCCCTTAGCGAGTCACCCCGCCAAGGTCAAGTTGTGCACAGGCCTGTCGCACGGTAGCGGTGCGTGCATGACCCGCTGGCCCCTGCCCCGACCAATGACGCTCGCTCTGGAGCAAGCCCGGCTGGCGGCAGCCGAAGGCGAGGTGCCGATCGGCGCAGTGCTGGTCAAGGACGGCGTGGTGATCGCTACCGGACGCAACGCGCCACGCGCACGCCACGACCCTACCTCGCATGCCGAGATCGAGGCGATTCGCGCAGGTGCCCAGGTGCTGGCGAACGAGCGGCTGGACGGGTGCGAGCTGTGGGTGACGCTGGAACCTTGCGCCATGTGCGCCGGCGCCATCGTCCATGCGCGGATCGCCAGGCTATACTACGGCGCTTCCGATCCCAAGGGCGGCGCGGTGGAGCATGGCGCGCGGGTGTTCGAGCAGCCGCAGTGCCTGCATCGACCGGAGGTTTACGCCGGCATCGGCGAATCGCAAGCGGCCGAGCTGTTGCGAGGCTTTTTCCGAGAGCGGCGTTGAGAGTCACGTCGTCCTAAGCCCGATCCGCAGCCAGCTTCGTCAGCAATGACCTCGAGTGTGGGCGCAGCTACAAACTACAGCCCGCGCCAGATCTTCAGCGGTGCCGCATCCGATGCACCCGTGTGCCGCCGGTCGCACTTTGCTGGGAGGAAGCGCCTCGAGTAACACAGCTGCACCTCGCGTAGCCAACCGGTCCGGCTCAGCTGCACGCCGACTTGCTCGGGCTTCCAGGCCGGATTGAGCCGCACGAAAGCAGCACGCAAGTCGCCTGCGGTCAGCGCATCCTGTCGCGACAAGCGGTCGGCATCGGGCCAGCGGATTGACCGCCACAGGATGG contains:
- the purD gene encoding phosphoribosylamine--glycine ligase, which encodes MNILLLGSGGREHALAWKLAQSPLCGTLYAAPGNPGIGEHATCVALDATDHPAVIAFCEAQAIGLVVIGPEAPLVDGLADSLRGAGLSVFGPSRGAARLEGSKGFTKDLCERAGIPTAAYVRVSNEADGLSALDGFGAPVVIKADGLAAGKGVTVAMSMEEAQEAVREIFSGRFGEAGAEAVIEEFLTGEEASFFALTDGSTIVPFGSAQDHKRVGEGDTGPNTGGMGAYSPAPVLTAALEGEAMARILTPTVRAMANEGSPYSGVLYAGLMLTREGPKLIEYNCRFGDPECQVLMMRLESDLVELLLACAQNRLGAIEPPRFSSQAALTVVMAANGYPGTPEKGGRIDGIPAAQAGGAKVFHAGTALGIDGVLTATGGRVLNVTATGSSVGDAQEKAYAAVDAISFPTGFCRRDIGWREVAREQA
- a CDS encoding iron-sulfur cluster assembly accessory protein, with product MTTEMTGTKVRARPAAVVLTPGAEARIAELMSKAPDDAIGVKLSTPRRGCSGLAYSVDYVGEANAFDERIETPGGLFFIDGGSVLYLVGSTMDWVEDDFSAGFVFNNPNAKGSCGCGESFTV
- a CDS encoding adenosine kinase, translating into MSDTQPELRYDVIAIGNALVDVLAHSSDKVIEDLGLTRGGMTLIDTARAEELYAHMGPTAQISGGSAANTLAGMAALGARCAFIGQVADDQLGEVFAHDIRAADIAFGTPARAGDPPTGRCLIFVTSDAQRTMNTFLGASQFLPAEALDLDAIAASAVLYLEGYLWDPAEPRAAMRKAIDTAKAAGRKVAFTMSDAFVIDRHGGDFRELIAQGQIDILFANATELAALTGLEDFDAGLASLVDHVPVIVVTRGEHGAVAISGGERVEVPAEPIARVVDTTGAGDLFAAGFLFGHVRERPAAECLRLGAICASEVISHFGARPEVNLAELVAERVG
- a CDS encoding SUF system Fe-S cluster assembly protein; translated protein: MTEDTRDDTRKFAVEEVAAGSPPPRARVEDAPMDEAGVEAPHGDETPSQKLARKRDYLEGFLAQQPEGEDPAAPGGAIYEGVIAALKEIYDPEIPVNIYELGLIYGVDVSPEGGVAVTMTLTTPHCPVAESMPGEIELRVAAVPGVRDCEVNLVWDPPWDMAKMSDEAKLELGML
- a CDS encoding SufD family Fe-S cluster assembly protein; protein product: MTTLELPTRRHEAYRYSDIDALVGVWPVAREEIVVAAGESGSLDVVETGSGTVARHLVVTLEAGAQFDLRVLLSGPSFGRIAVDVRLGEKADFTLGAAQLATGTETVEIVTEVTHAEPDATSAQIVRTVLAGQATGTYLGRIAVERGADGTDAEQSVRAMLLDRSATANARPELEIYADDVKAAHGCAVGELDANGLFYLMSRGLPPSQAKQLMLQAFIAEAFAGAANEPTLSEAALARLETIL
- the sufC gene encoding Fe-S cluster assembly ATPase SufC — encoded protein: MLHIENLQATVADKPILKGLSLQINAGEIHAIMGPNGAGKSTTGYVLGGRPGYEVTGGSVEFLGQDLLELEPHERAAAGLFLGFQYPVEIPGVSFVQFLRESANAQRMSRGEEPLSGGEFLKLAREKAGLLRMDMDMLKRPVNVGFSGGEKKRAEMVQMGILDPKLAILDETDSGLDIDALRICGEGINAIMRKPDKAVLLITHYQRLLDYVKPDFVHVLAGGRIVRSGGPELALQLESEGYEAVAA
- a CDS encoding GNAT family N-acetyltransferase; the encoded protein is MKQAATLDLALTIDPVGFRNPDDAAALVHVLDGYARDPMGGGEPLADDVRERLPAGLAGTPGAFAFLARLGGRPVGVAVCFTGFSTFAAAPLVNIHDVCVLAPHRGHGIASALFQRIESEARARNACKITLEVLSGNHNAKRLYKSLGYGDYTLDPEAGHALFWQKRLT
- a CDS encoding cysteine desulfurase, whose translation is MLDEALRPAQPGQDLRVQFPGMWNLDGSPWRYLDTAATAQKPQAVIDATVQAMGVNYATVHRGVYARSAEMTLGFEAARRRVAAFIGGSEDEVVFTRGATEAINLVASTWGEANLRAGDRILISMLEHHSNIVPWQLLRERTGVAIDVCPLTQDGRIDLDAAAAMLTPAHKLVALAHVSNVLGSVLDVRRAADLAHGVGAKLLIDGCQAAPRIKLDMAALDCDFYVFSAHKLYGPTGIGALWARAEILDAMPPWHGGGAMIDTVTFEKTTFASAPQRFEAGTPMIIEAIGLAAAIEWLEAIGLDVAYEHERSLAAKLRDALGERNDVTLFGPADAIGITSFALDGVHPHDLGTILDEEGVAIRAGHHCAQPLMEHLGVPATARASFGLYNDETDIEALLKGFERTRRIFAQ